The Pongo abelii isolate AG06213 chromosome 20, NHGRI_mPonAbe1-v2.0_pri, whole genome shotgun sequence genome window below encodes:
- the SIGLEC10 gene encoding sialic acid-binding Ig-like lectin 10 isoform X1 gives MLLPLLLSSLLGGSQAMDGRFWIRVQESVMVPEGLCISVPCSFSYPRKDWTESTPAYGYWFKAVTETSKGAPVATNHQNREVEMSTRGRFQLTGDPAKGNCSLVIRDAQMQDESQYFFRVERGSYVRYNFMNDGFLLKVTALTQKPDVYIPETLEPGQPVMVICVFNWSFEECPPPSFSWTGAALSSQGTKPTTSHFSVLSFTPSPQDHNTDLTCHVDFSRKGVSAQRTVRLRVAYAPRDLVISISRDNTPALEPQPQGNVPYLEAQKGQFLRLLCAADSQPPATLSWVLQDRVLSSSHPWGPRPLGLELPGVKAGDSGRYTCRAENRLGSQQRALDLSVQYPPENLRVMVSQANRTVLENLGNGTSVPVLEGQSLRLVCVTHSSPPARLSWTRGGQILSPSQSSDPGVLELPRVQMEHEGEFTCQAWHPLGSQLVSLSLSVHYPPQLLGPSCSWEAEGLHCSCSSQASPAPSLRWWLGEELLEGNSSQDSFEVTPSSAGPWANSSLNLQGGLSSGLRLSCEAWNIHGAQSGSILQLPDKKGLISTAFSNGAFLGIGITALLFLCLALIIMKILPKRRTQTETPRPRFSRHSTILDYINVVPKAGPLAQKRNQKATPSSPSRTPLPPGAPSPELKKNQKKQYQLPSFPEPKSSTQAPESQESQEELHYATLNFPGVRPRPEARMPKGTQADYAEVKFQ, from the exons ATGCTACTGCCACTGCTGCTGTCCTCGCTGCTGGGCG GGTCCCAGGCTATGGATGGGAGATTCTGGATACGAGTGCAGGAGTCGGTGATGGTGCCGGAGGGCCTGTGCATCTCTGTGCCCTGCTCTTTCTCCTACCCCCGAAAGGACTGGACAGAGTCTACCCCAGCTTATGGCTACTGGTTCAAAGCAGTGACTGAGACAAGCAAGGGTGCTCCAGTGGCGACAAACCACCAGAATCGAGAGGTGGAAATGAGCACCCGGGGCCGATTCCAGCTCACTGGGGATCCTGCCAAGGGGAACTGTTCCTTGGTGATCAGAGATGCGCAGATGCAGGATGAGTCACAGTACTTCTTTCGGGTGGAGAGAGGAAGCTATGTGAGATATAATTTCATGAATGACGGGTTCCTTCTAAAAGTAACAG CCCTGACTCAGAAGCCTGATGTCTACATCCCCGAGACCCTGGAGCCCGGGCAGCCGGTGATGGTCATCTGTGTGTTTAACTGGTCCTTTGAGGAATGTCCACCCCCTTCTTTCTCCTGGACGGGGGCTGCCCTCTCCTCCCAAGGAACCAAACCAACGACCTCCCACTTCTCAGTGCTCAGCTTCACGCCCAGCCCCCAGGACCACAACACCGACCTCACCTGCCATGTGGACTTCTCCAGAAAGGGTGTGAGCGCACAGAGGACGGTCCGACTCCGCGTGGCCT ATGCCCCCAGAGACCTTGTTATCAGCATTTCACGTGACAACACGCCAG CCCTGgagccccagccccagggaaATGTCCCATACCTGGAAGCCCAGAAAGGCCAGTTCCTGCGGCTCCTCTGTGCTGCTGACAGCCAGCCCCCTGCCACACTGAGCTGGGTCCTGCAGGATAGAGTCCTCTCCTCGTCCCATCCCTGGGGCCCCAGACCCCTGGGGCTGGAGCTGCCCGGGGTGAAGGCTGGGGATTCAGGGCGCTACACCTGCCGAGCGGAGAACAGGCTTGGCTCTCAGCAGCGAGCCCTGGACCTCTCTGTGCAGT ATCCTCCAGAGAacctgagagtgatggtttcccaGGCAAACAGGACAG TCCTGGAAAACCTTGGGAATGGCACGTCTGTCCCAGTCCTGGAGGGCCAAAGCCTGCGCCTGGTCTGTGTCACCCACAGCAGCCCCCCAGCCAGGCTGAGCTGGACCCGGGGGGGACAGATTCTGAGCCCCTCCCAGTCCTCAGACCCCGGGGTCCTGGAGCTGCCTCGGGTTCAAATGGAGCACGAAGGAGAGTTCACCTGCCAGGCTTGGCACCCACTGGGCTCCCAGCTCGTCTCTCTCAGCCTCTCCGTGCACT accctccacagctgctgggcCCCTCCtgctcctgggaggctgagggtctGCATTGCAGCTGCTCTTCCCAAGCCAGCCCGGCCCCCTCTCTGCGCTGGTGGCTTGGGGAGGAGCTGCTGGAGGGAAACAGCAGCCAGGACTCCTTCGAGGTCACCCCCAGCTCAGCCGGGCCCTGGGCCAACAGCTCCCTGAACCTCCAAGGAGGGCTCAGCTCTGGCCTCAGGCTCAGCTGTGAGGCCTGGAACATCCATGGGGCCCAGAGTGGATCCATCCTGCAGCTGCCAG ATAAGAAGGGACTCATCTCAACGGCATTCTCCAACGGAGCGTTTCTGGGAATCGGCATCACGGCTCTTCTTTTCCTCTGCCTGGCCCTGATCAT CATGAAGATTCTACCAAAGAGACGGACTCAGACAGAGACCCCGAGGCCCAGGTTCTCCCGGCACAGCACGATCCTGGATTACATCAATGTGGTCCCGAAGGCCGGCCCCCTG GCTCAGAAGCGGAATCAGAAAGCCACACCAAGCAGTCCTTCTCGGACCCCTCTTCCACCAGGTGCTCCCTCCCCAGAATTAAAGAAGAACCAGAAAAAGCAGTATCAGTTGCCCAGTTTCCCAGAACCCAAATCATCCACTCAAGCCCCAGAATCCCAGGAAAGCCAAGAGGAGCTCCATTATGCCACGCTCAACTTCCCAGGCGTCAGACCCAGGCCTGAGGCCCGGATGCCCAAGGGCACCCAGGCGGATTATGCAGAAGTCAAGTTCCAATGA
- the SIGLEC10 gene encoding sialic acid-binding Ig-like lectin 10 isoform X2, protein MLLPLLLSSLLGGSQAMDGRFWIRVQESVMVPEGLCISVPCSFSYPRKDWTESTPAYGYWFKAVTETSKGAPVATNHQNREVEMSTRGRFQLTGDPAKGNCSLVIRDAQMQDESQYFFRVERGSYVRYNFMNDGFLLKVTALTQKPDVYIPETLEPGQPVMVICVFNWSFEECPPPSFSWTGAALSSQGTKPTTSHFSVLSFTPSPQDHNTDLTCHVDFSRKGVSAQRTVRLRVAYAPRDLVISISRDNTPALEPQPQGNVPYLEAQKGQFLRLLCAADSQPPATLSWVLQDRVLSSSHPWGPRPLGLELPGVKAGDSGRYTCRAENRLGSQQRALDLSVQYPPENLRVMVSQANRTVLENLGNGTSVPVLEGQSLRLVCVTHSSPPARLSWTRGGQILSPSQSSDPGVLELPRVQMEHEGEFTCQAWHPLGSQLVSLSLSVHYKKGLISTAFSNGAFLGIGITALLFLCLALIIMKILPKRRTQTETPRPRFSRHSTILDYINVVPKAGPLAQKRNQKATPSSPSRTPLPPGAPSPELKKNQKKQYQLPSFPEPKSSTQAPESQESQEELHYATLNFPGVRPRPEARMPKGTQADYAEVKFQ, encoded by the exons ATGCTACTGCCACTGCTGCTGTCCTCGCTGCTGGGCG GGTCCCAGGCTATGGATGGGAGATTCTGGATACGAGTGCAGGAGTCGGTGATGGTGCCGGAGGGCCTGTGCATCTCTGTGCCCTGCTCTTTCTCCTACCCCCGAAAGGACTGGACAGAGTCTACCCCAGCTTATGGCTACTGGTTCAAAGCAGTGACTGAGACAAGCAAGGGTGCTCCAGTGGCGACAAACCACCAGAATCGAGAGGTGGAAATGAGCACCCGGGGCCGATTCCAGCTCACTGGGGATCCTGCCAAGGGGAACTGTTCCTTGGTGATCAGAGATGCGCAGATGCAGGATGAGTCACAGTACTTCTTTCGGGTGGAGAGAGGAAGCTATGTGAGATATAATTTCATGAATGACGGGTTCCTTCTAAAAGTAACAG CCCTGACTCAGAAGCCTGATGTCTACATCCCCGAGACCCTGGAGCCCGGGCAGCCGGTGATGGTCATCTGTGTGTTTAACTGGTCCTTTGAGGAATGTCCACCCCCTTCTTTCTCCTGGACGGGGGCTGCCCTCTCCTCCCAAGGAACCAAACCAACGACCTCCCACTTCTCAGTGCTCAGCTTCACGCCCAGCCCCCAGGACCACAACACCGACCTCACCTGCCATGTGGACTTCTCCAGAAAGGGTGTGAGCGCACAGAGGACGGTCCGACTCCGCGTGGCCT ATGCCCCCAGAGACCTTGTTATCAGCATTTCACGTGACAACACGCCAG CCCTGgagccccagccccagggaaATGTCCCATACCTGGAAGCCCAGAAAGGCCAGTTCCTGCGGCTCCTCTGTGCTGCTGACAGCCAGCCCCCTGCCACACTGAGCTGGGTCCTGCAGGATAGAGTCCTCTCCTCGTCCCATCCCTGGGGCCCCAGACCCCTGGGGCTGGAGCTGCCCGGGGTGAAGGCTGGGGATTCAGGGCGCTACACCTGCCGAGCGGAGAACAGGCTTGGCTCTCAGCAGCGAGCCCTGGACCTCTCTGTGCAGT ATCCTCCAGAGAacctgagagtgatggtttcccaGGCAAACAGGACAG TCCTGGAAAACCTTGGGAATGGCACGTCTGTCCCAGTCCTGGAGGGCCAAAGCCTGCGCCTGGTCTGTGTCACCCACAGCAGCCCCCCAGCCAGGCTGAGCTGGACCCGGGGGGGACAGATTCTGAGCCCCTCCCAGTCCTCAGACCCCGGGGTCCTGGAGCTGCCTCGGGTTCAAATGGAGCACGAAGGAGAGTTCACCTGCCAGGCTTGGCACCCACTGGGCTCCCAGCTCGTCTCTCTCAGCCTCTCCGTGCACT ATAAGAAGGGACTCATCTCAACGGCATTCTCCAACGGAGCGTTTCTGGGAATCGGCATCACGGCTCTTCTTTTCCTCTGCCTGGCCCTGATCAT CATGAAGATTCTACCAAAGAGACGGACTCAGACAGAGACCCCGAGGCCCAGGTTCTCCCGGCACAGCACGATCCTGGATTACATCAATGTGGTCCCGAAGGCCGGCCCCCTG GCTCAGAAGCGGAATCAGAAAGCCACACCAAGCAGTCCTTCTCGGACCCCTCTTCCACCAGGTGCTCCCTCCCCAGAATTAAAGAAGAACCAGAAAAAGCAGTATCAGTTGCCCAGTTTCCCAGAACCCAAATCATCCACTCAAGCCCCAGAATCCCAGGAAAGCCAAGAGGAGCTCCATTATGCCACGCTCAACTTCCCAGGCGTCAGACCCAGGCCTGAGGCCCGGATGCCCAAGGGCACCCAGGCGGATTATGCAGAAGTCAAGTTCCAATGA